In Prunus dulcis chromosome 2, ALMONDv2, whole genome shotgun sequence, a single genomic region encodes these proteins:
- the LOC117619521 gene encoding uncharacterized protein LOC117619521 isoform X3, whose amino-acid sequence MAICFAPLSASFSGGGCQLKAREMWWSSSSRAESAKLTTQSPRKNIQLQTNRNFAIRAEYSSDDSRGGGADFLAGFVLGGAVFGTLAYVFAPQIRRSLLNEDEYGFRKARRPIYYDEGLEKTRQTLNAKISQLNSAIDNVSSRLRGGNNVPTVPIKSDPEVEATM is encoded by the exons ATGGCGATCTGCTTTGCTCCTCTATCCGCCTCATTTTCAG GAGGCGGATGTCAGCTGAAGGCTCGTGAGATGTGGTGGTCCAGCAGCAGTCGGGCAGAATCAGCAAAGCTCACTACCCAAAGCCCAAGGAAAAATATTCAACTGCAAACCAACCGCAATTTCGCTATTCGTGCTGAGTACAG CAGTGATGATAGTAGGGGTGGAGGTGCTGATTTTCTTGCTGGATTTGTCTTAGGTGGTGCTGTCTTTGGGACCTTAGCTTATGTTTTTGCTCCACAG ATTAGAAGATCTCTACTTAATGAAGATGAATATGGATTCCGGAAAGCCAGAAGACCAATATATTATGATGAAGGTTTGGAG AAGACCAGGCAGACCTTGAATGCAAAAATAAGCCAGCTCAATTCGGCCATTGACAATGTCTCTTCACGTTTGAGAGGTGGGAACAATGTGCCGACGGTGCCAATTAAAAGTGATCCTGAAGTAGAAGCAACCATGTGA
- the LOC117619521 gene encoding uncharacterized protein LOC117619521 isoform X1 produces MAICFAPLSASFSGGGCQLKAREMWWSSSSRAESAKLTTQSPRKNIQLQTNRNFAIRAEYSSDDSRGGGADFLAGFVLGGAVFGTLAYVFAPQIRRSLLNEDEYGFRKARRPIYYDEGLEKTRQTLNAKISQLNSAIDNVSSRLRGGNNVPTVPIKSDPEVEATILEESSS; encoded by the exons ATGGCGATCTGCTTTGCTCCTCTATCCGCCTCATTTTCAG GAGGCGGATGTCAGCTGAAGGCTCGTGAGATGTGGTGGTCCAGCAGCAGTCGGGCAGAATCAGCAAAGCTCACTACCCAAAGCCCAAGGAAAAATATTCAACTGCAAACCAACCGCAATTTCGCTATTCGTGCTGAGTACAG CAGTGATGATAGTAGGGGTGGAGGTGCTGATTTTCTTGCTGGATTTGTCTTAGGTGGTGCTGTCTTTGGGACCTTAGCTTATGTTTTTGCTCCACAG ATTAGAAGATCTCTACTTAATGAAGATGAATATGGATTCCGGAAAGCCAGAAGACCAATATATTATGATGAAGGTTTGGAG AAGACCAGGCAGACCTTGAATGCAAAAATAAGCCAGCTCAATTCGGCCATTGACAATGTCTCTTCACGTTTGAGAGGTGGGAACAATGTGCCGACGGTGCCAATTAAAAGTGATCCTGAAGTAGAAGCAACCAT ATTGGAGGAGAGCAGCAGTTAG
- the LOC117619521 gene encoding uncharacterized protein LOC117619521 isoform X2, translating into MAICFAPLSASFSGGGCQLKAREMWWSSSSRAESAKLTTQSPRKNIQLQTNRNFAIRAEYSDDSRGGGADFLAGFVLGGAVFGTLAYVFAPQIRRSLLNEDEYGFRKARRPIYYDEGLEKTRQTLNAKISQLNSAIDNVSSRLRGGNNVPTVPIKSDPEVEATILEESSS; encoded by the exons ATGGCGATCTGCTTTGCTCCTCTATCCGCCTCATTTTCAG GAGGCGGATGTCAGCTGAAGGCTCGTGAGATGTGGTGGTCCAGCAGCAGTCGGGCAGAATCAGCAAAGCTCACTACCCAAAGCCCAAGGAAAAATATTCAACTGCAAACCAACCGCAATTTCGCTATTCGTGCTGAGTACAG TGATGATAGTAGGGGTGGAGGTGCTGATTTTCTTGCTGGATTTGTCTTAGGTGGTGCTGTCTTTGGGACCTTAGCTTATGTTTTTGCTCCACAG ATTAGAAGATCTCTACTTAATGAAGATGAATATGGATTCCGGAAAGCCAGAAGACCAATATATTATGATGAAGGTTTGGAG AAGACCAGGCAGACCTTGAATGCAAAAATAAGCCAGCTCAATTCGGCCATTGACAATGTCTCTTCACGTTTGAGAGGTGGGAACAATGTGCCGACGGTGCCAATTAAAAGTGATCCTGAAGTAGAAGCAACCAT ATTGGAGGAGAGCAGCAGTTAG
- the LOC117618476 gene encoding LOW QUALITY PROTEIN: CYP enzymes assisting alcohol dehydrogenase-like (The sequence of the model RefSeq protein was modified relative to this genomic sequence to represent the inferred CDS: deleted 1 base in 1 codon), translating to MSETQSSCSSHSQVITCKAVVCWGIGEAGKVEEIQVEPPKASEVRVKMLNASLCHTDILISKGHPICGRDHRGEGGDIKEGDMVIPTFVSECQECENCVSGKTNMCLKYPLSFTGLMPDGTSRMSAKGQKLYHVFSCSTWSEYMVVNVNYLVKLPPTMITSGSFPLPHASFLSCGFSTGFGAPWKEAKLEKGSTVAVIGLGAVGLGAVEGARVQGAARIIGIDKNDGKREKGKAFGMTDFINPDHHHHHHKSVSQSFECTGVDYIRVFLK from the exons atgtcaGAGACACAGAGCAGCTGCAGCTCACACTCACAGGTCATAACATGCAAAG CGGTGGTATGCTGGGGAATAGGAGAAGCAGGGAAGGTGGAAGAGATACAAGTAGAGCCTCCAAAAGCGTCTGAAGTTCGGGTGAAGATGCTCAACGCCAGTCTTTGTCACACTGACATCTTGATTTCCAAAGGCCACCCAATT TGTGGTAGAGATCATCGGGGAGAAGGAGGAGATATAAAAGAAGGAGACATGGTAATTCCAACGTTTGTTTCAGAGTGCCAGGAATGCGAGAATTGTGTGTCGGGAAAGACAAACATGTGCCTCAAATATCCTTTATCGTTCACCGGTCTCATGCCGGACGGCACTTCAAGAATGTCTGCCAAGGGACAGAAGCTGTACCATGTATTTTCTTGCTCAACATGGTCA GAGTACATGGTTGTGAATGTTAATTACCTTGTCAAGCTTCCTCCCACTATGATTACTAGTGGTAGTTTTCCTCTCCCCCACGCAAGCTTTCTCTCCTGTGGATTTTCTACTGGATTTGGGGCTCCTTGGAAGGAAGCTAAGCTTGAAAAAGGATCAACTGTCGCTGTTATTGGTCTTGGTGCTGTTGGATTAGGG GCAGTTGAGGGCGCTAGAGTGCAAGGTGCCGCTAGGATCATTGGCATCGACAAAAATGAcgggaaaagagaaaaaggaaaagcttTTGGAATGACTGATTTTATAAACcctgatcatcatcatcatcatcataaaTCAGTTTCTCAGAGCTTCGAGTGCACCGG AGTGGACTATATAAGGGTGtttctcaaataa
- the LOC117619521 gene encoding uncharacterized protein LOC117619521 isoform X4 has product MAICFAPLSASFSGGGCQLKAREMWWSSSSRAESAKLTTQSPRKNIQLQTNRNFAIRAEYSDDSRGGGADFLAGFVLGGAVFGTLAYVFAPQIRRSLLNEDEYGFRKARRPIYYDEGLEKTRQTLNAKISQLNSAIDNVSSRLRGGNNVPTVPIKSDPEVEATM; this is encoded by the exons ATGGCGATCTGCTTTGCTCCTCTATCCGCCTCATTTTCAG GAGGCGGATGTCAGCTGAAGGCTCGTGAGATGTGGTGGTCCAGCAGCAGTCGGGCAGAATCAGCAAAGCTCACTACCCAAAGCCCAAGGAAAAATATTCAACTGCAAACCAACCGCAATTTCGCTATTCGTGCTGAGTACAG TGATGATAGTAGGGGTGGAGGTGCTGATTTTCTTGCTGGATTTGTCTTAGGTGGTGCTGTCTTTGGGACCTTAGCTTATGTTTTTGCTCCACAG ATTAGAAGATCTCTACTTAATGAAGATGAATATGGATTCCGGAAAGCCAGAAGACCAATATATTATGATGAAGGTTTGGAG AAGACCAGGCAGACCTTGAATGCAAAAATAAGCCAGCTCAATTCGGCCATTGACAATGTCTCTTCACGTTTGAGAGGTGGGAACAATGTGCCGACGGTGCCAATTAAAAGTGATCCTGAAGTAGAAGCAACCATGTGA